The Clavelina lepadiformis chromosome 3, kaClaLepa1.1, whole genome shotgun sequence region TGTATCACatcttgaattttttgtttttattgtttgtcattttgcactatttgtcaaatttttttttatgttttaccttgtttgttttactatCGCTGCTGTTATTGCTTTCTAATTGAATTTCTCATGAATAACTTCTTTAAATACCATTTCCCTATACATCCTATATACACAAAGTTTATTGCAGCAGGTTCCATTTCATAACTAcaatacaaacatttcatttttgctGAGTTACATTGTGTTTTAAATTGATATGAAGGAAGCTATTATACAATCGCAAACGGTTACTGCTGCTTGCTGTCATACAAATTTCAGTAACTTACTTCAGTTGTTTTCGTAGCATTCCATTTTCTAGTAAAGACTATACATTCACATCGATTTTTCGCTGCCATGTGTCAACTTGAAAATCAATTCGTTAAACCAACGTACTAACGTCAACCAATCCTGGTTTGTCTTAAAAGTTAGCTTATTTTATGCAGAGCTACTTTACTCGAGTTTCCGAATTTTCTGATACTTAAGTGTAATTGAGTTTTAAAATACTTGAACTTCTTTAACCATTTTTCTGGCTGATTTGTTGTTGCatattaacattttttaaaaaagtttaccAAAGTATAAGCTACAGTACAGTAGCCTATGACCCATCGACCGTCTACCGAAGTTGTTCATTACCCTTTTGATTTATTATTGCTATGTTTAggaatttaagttttataagGTTGGAACGCGATGGTCTCAATTGACAGTGGAAATTGATCACAAAAGTATTTTTCTCTAATctttatattacaataaattACTTGAGCAGCTATGTTAAGTACTTGGTCTTGCCACTTGACTTCGTATTGATACGAatgaatatttgtttttttttgtaaaatcataTTAAAGTAGACGAAAAGTGAAAGTTAACTCCCAAATTTTGAATTTGGAAGATCAGTTTGCAATAGACGGATTGAACTTTTTTGTCCTAGCTTCATTTTGTGCTAGCTTCCAGATAATTTTCCACTCATTGCCCCTGTCTTATTTTTATCTGTATCACGCAGTGCAGCGGGAGTCTTCGTATTAAGTACTTATGCTGcttttttgttatatatatTGCTGTGTGCGCTCGCATTTGCCACTAAAACACTGTGCATTAATCTGCTCATTCCGTGCAGTCGAAAACTGTATTACTGTGATTCTGAAGTTGTTCCTGAAAAATTATTCATGCTTTGTCGTAAttcttcatgttttttttaatggaTTACTTCATGTTGTAGATTTTTATGATTATGTGCATGTCATGTGTGCTTTGATGCCGAATGTGTTCCAAAAATCATCATCATTCGTTGTTAAAACTGAGTGAAAATGCTTACATTGTCTGCGGTATCTAACAATCGCTGAAACATGTAGATTGTATTTACTGGTGGTTGTGCGtggtaatttttaaacataaacattcATAACTATGTTTAAACGTATTGACCACACATTTGCCCACGTTGTTAtaccgtttttttttttcggGCAGTGCATGAAGTAAATGAGGCTTGGCAAAATAAGTGTCGAAGTTTGAAAGAGTAAAATGTAACCATAATCCAAATTCTGGGTTGTCAGGTAACTTAATAACATTATTTTCCAACTTTTGCTCTGTTACCACCCTCTTTCCGTTTTCTGGTATGGAAACCATTAAAACAACCTTTTGTATAATCCAGTCGTCCACAACTTTGGCACATTCCTCCAAATACACCAATGACAGGACCAAGGTGATACCTGTAATGCAAtaagttgtattttttttgttattatccGGATTTAACATTTCAATACATTTAGTTTTAATATCTAAGGCTAGGTTTTGTGGATGGAATTAATTTGAAAATGCTGCCCTGTCAATGTTTTTTCCACGTCGTTACATGAAACCTTGTTTGGTGTTATTTTACCGACAAGAATCCGCCGAATTTCTGCTCTCCTTGTATGTTTTCTTGCATCTTTCGCACACAACGTATTGTTCGGAAAGAACCGTCTCCGCGTTTACGATAGTCATTGGTGCAACATCAACGTCATTTTGAGATGACATGCTTGGTTTTTCCTACATAAAGTTAGGCAATAAGAAGCGTACCGTACTAAAGTTTTAGACTCAACGAATACTTTTGAAAGTAACCGACTTTCATTAAAATTGAGTTGGCTGTTAGTATTAGATATCCGCTAAGCTTAGTTACTTTTCCATACATATGCCATCCTTCAACGTGATTAACCCGTATTCCAGGCAACATTTAGCCAACTATTTTACGAGGTAACGTGAATTTTTCCAGTTCCACAAAAGCACTCGGTAATACATGTTAGCTTAATCTCTGTACTGTATAAATTAACGAAACTTACGTTTCTACTTCTCAAAGACGATGGCAGATtattaaaggtttgtccgtaACGAGAGAGTATATTTCCTCGAAAGCACACGAAGGGTTTCGTATTTCTGCGCATTGCCTTTATAAAATGGAATGAAAACTTGTAGTAGGTAAACTTGTATAACGAGTTTATGAGATAAGTTAAAAGGTAAGCCTATATGAACGAAACAGAAGAGGTAAGCTTTGTCACTAATGTTTTCAATAAGCGTTTCCTGAAAAAAATAGGTTACATTGCGGTATGTAAAATGTAGAGGCACGGACGCCTTCAATAAGGCAAAGTTTCATATGACAGGTTATCGTGGTTTCTCACCTGTTCCaaatttttgcgttttttgcTCATAGACTCTCTGTGTGTTTGCATAGTTGTTTTAAGTCGTCTGTCATTTTCTACCATTTCACGTTTTAGTTCTACACTTcagtaaaaaataaagaaatattttttaatcgaAAACCAGTTGATAAATCAAAGAACTAGGCCTATATGATTTTATCGACGCGAACGATTTATGGTCAACGGAAATATATAACTTACTACTTACCAACTACACGCGTTAAGCACAACCAACCGTTGCATTTgtatcaatttaaaaaaaagtttttggaatCTCTAAATGAACTagccttttttgttttgcatagAGAATTTCATAACAAAAAGCTAATTTGTAATTATAGACCGCATAACCAATAAAACCAACGTATATGGTTGGTTATACTTTAATACCTTTTTTGTGGTTATTAGAAGTATTTGGTTGGTATTTCTTTATAGGTGTTTCTTTATATACACGTTGTTACTTTCACATATCATTTTAGTTATCTAGTATCCTGTAGCCTACTTTGTTATTATTCTAGTTACTAACTGCATTACTTTTTCGCAAGTAAAGTTGATTACCTATATCACTTGGTAACTTTAGTAATCCCTTATACTTATTCGAAACGTGAACTTGACTATCTGGTGATAATTGCTCGTTTcttat contains the following coding sequences:
- the LOC143448432 gene encoding uncharacterized protein LOC143448432, which produces MQYPHEMMQLSRLSYYGNGISKGLQIPQWDYQSVGNHNTPARLFLQKSPRDVFTVELKREMVENDRRLKTTMQTHRESMSKKRKNLEQAMRRNTKPFVCFRGNILSRYGQTFNNLPSSLRSRNEKPSMSSQNDVDVAPMTIVNAETVLSEQYVVCERCKKTYKESRNSADSCRYHLGPVIGVFGGMCQSCGRLDYTKGCFNGFHTRKRKEGGNRAKVGK